CTTCTGAAGCCCACCAGGCCGGGCTCGAGACGTGTGGCCAGGTGCGGCGCGAGGTACATGACGGCCACGCCGAAAGGGCCGCACAGCCACTTGTACGCCCCGGCGGCCACGGCGTCCACGCCCATGCCGGTCGCGTCGATGGGCACCGCGCCCGCGGACTGCGTGGCATCCACGACCAGCAGGGCGCCGTGACGGTGTGCGATGTCCGCGAAGGCGGCCAGGTCCCAGCGCTGGCCGCTGCGGAACTCCACGTGGGACAGGGCCACCACCGCCGTATTGTCGTCCACGAGATCCCTGACGCGATCCGGCTCGACGGTTTCTCCCCGCGCGTGCGCCAGCCGGATCTCGCAGCCCGTGTGATTGGCGACCCGTCTCCAGGGATACACCGAGGCGGGGAAGGAGACGTCGGTACTGACGACGTTGGTATCCGGTCCGGGCATGACCGCCCAGGCGAGGGAACTCAGGAGCTCGGTGGTGCTGGATCCGGCGGCGATGTCTGCCGGGGACGCGTTGAATAGGCGGGCCGCCTGCCGGTGGAGTTCGTCGAAGACCGTGGCTTCGGCTTCTTCGTCGAAGTGGTTGCTGCCGTACTCGGCGACGTCCCGGTACCATTCGGTGATCGCCGCGGCCGCAGGACGGTACATGGGCGTCACGTTGGCCGCGTTGATATACGTGCAGGTCTGTGCTACGGGAAACTCGTCGACCGGTACCAGCGGATCGAGGGACGGCTTCATGGCAGGCCCTTCCCGAGATCAGCCGGCGGCCGCGCCGCGCTCGTTCTCGGATCCGGCGGCCTCTTCCTCGGCGACCTGGCGGAGCAGGCTGGAGATCCGGCGCAGCCCCTCGTTCAGGTAATCGGGCGGCAGGCCGTAGCTGATGCGGAGATGGTTGGGCACGCCGAAGTAGTCGCCCGGCCCGATGAGCACCGATTTCTCCTGGATCAGCCGGTTCACGAGCGTCGCGGAGTCGGTCTTCAGGTTGTACCGGACGAAGGAAATGGCCGTCGCCTGGGGCGGCACGAGACTCAGGATGTCCGCGTTGTCGTCGATCCAGGCCCGGTAGTTGTCCCATCCCCGGCGGATATAGCCCCGCGTCCTCTCGAAGATGGTCTGCCGCACGTCCGGACGCAGCGCCAGCGGCGCGAGGAAGTGGTTGGACAGCTTGGCCGTGCTCAGCGTCAGGTACTCGTGGCGCATCCAGAGCTTTCTGATCAGGTCTTCGGGACCGACGAGCCAGCCGATCCGCAGGCCGGGCATGGCGAAGGACTTGGACATGCTGCCCGCCGAGATGACCCGGTCGTACCGGCCGTAGAAGGTGGGCGACACTTCCTCGCGTTCCCGTTCGGACCCGGCGTAGATCTCGTCCGCGAGCAGGTAGGCGCCGCTGCCTTCGGCCACACGGACGACGGCGTCCATTTCGGCTTCCGTCAGTATCTGTCCGGACGGGTTGTTCGGATTGCAGATGGAGATCAGTTTGGTTTCGTCCGAGACGGCGGCTTCGAGACTGTCCGTATCGAGCGCCCAGTCGCGGTCGGGATCGAGCTTGAACGTCCGCCGGACGGCGCCCAGGTTGTGCGCGAGTCCCCAGCTCTGGAGGTAGCAGGGCACCTGGACCGCAACTTCTCCGCCGCCTTCCAGCAGCGTTTGGAACGTGATGAAATTGGCCTCGATGCACCCGATGGTCACCAGCACGTTCTCGGCGGTCGCGCCGGGGTAGTACTGGGCGATGGCCTCCCTCAGTTCCGGCGAGCCATTCGCGTATCCGTAGCCCAGTTCGGTGTCCAGCATACGGTCCAGGATGTCCGGATCGTGTTCTATCAGTTCCCTGACTTTAACCGGGTGCGCGCCGCTCTCGGACAGGTTGTACTCCACGATTTGCTCCCAGTCCGACATGATGCGTTCCAGTTCGAAAGGCTGGAAGGCCGCTGCCATGTGCTTGCTCCTTGGTTTGATGCTTCGCCCGCTCCGCTACTTTACAGCGTGGTAGACGGCCTTGGATATCTGGATGTCCTGTACCGCGACACCCGTCGAATCGGCGATCGAAATCTGATCGTCGGAAGTGCGGCCCAGGGATGGATCCTGGATCACGTTTCCGAGCTCGACCACCTTGTCCTCGGTAATGGCGCCCGCCTTCATCGCCTGGGCGATCTCGCCGCGCAGCCTGCACTGCGGAATGCTGTCCGCCACGACCACGTCGGCCTTCGCGAGGACGCCGGGATCGAGTTCGATCTTGTCCGGCGTGTCGGAACCCATTGCGGTGATGTGCGTGCCGGGACGCACCTGGTCGGCGGTAAGCAGCGGTGACAGGGACGGCGTGGACATGATGATGAGATTGCTTGTCGCCGCCACGGCACCGGCGTCATCCGTGATCTCTACGGTGTATCCCCGGGCTTCCATTTCGTTCTTGTATGAGGCCTTGCTCTCGGCGGAACGGCCCCAGGCGATCACGTCCGTGCAGTCGACGACGCCCTTGAGGTACTCGACCTGCATGCGCGCCTGGAGACCCGTGCCGAACACGCCGATGCGGCTGACGTTCTTCGGTGCGAGGACTTTGGCCACGACCGGCCCCATGGCGGCCGTGCGCACGTTGGTGAGGTAGCCCTGGTCGAGCAGAAACGCCACGGGCTGGCCCGTCCGCTGGTTGAAGATCAGCATCATGCCCTGGACGCGGGGCAGTCCGACCGTCGGGTTGTCGTTGAACCCGGACGCCAGCTTGATGACGTAGTAGTCGTCGTCGTTGATCGCGCCGTACTTGATGTGCACGTTCCCGGGAGGATCCTCGAAGTGCATCTCGCCGACCGGCGGCACCTGCACCTTTCCCTGCGAATAGGCGACAAAACCGTCTTCTATATCCTGAATGACGTCAATGCCCTCTACGGCTTCCTTGATGCGGTCCAGCTCGACGATGAGCGGCATGGTAAGACTCCTCCCGGCAGTCCGGCTATCTGAGGTTTGCGCACGGTGCGACAGGCAAGTGGATTGTTTTCCAAAAATGAGCAGACAAAATAACGTTTTTCCGGGGCAAAGTCAAATAAAACCGCGCGGATACCGCGTCTGGCAGGCGTGAGCCGGACACGCCGGCAAGGCCGCCTCGACGGGCTGCCGGGGCAGACCGGTCCGGCGGGGATATTGTATTGACAAAAACCCCGGAGGGTAACACAATACGGGAGTCTCACAGACCGGCCGGCAAAGTCCCGGAGGAGTGCTTACATGGCGGATGTGGTCCTGAAGAACGTGGACAAGCGGTTCGACAAGAACTCTGTGGTCCGTAACGTCAACCTGGAAATCAGGGACCGGGAGTTCGTGGTCCTCGTCGGACCCTCAGGCTGCGGCAAGTCCACCACGCTGCGCATGATCGCCGGACTTGAAGAAGTGACCTCCGGCGAAATCCACATCGACGGTAAACGCGTGAACGACGTCCCGCCGAAGGACCGGGACATCGCCATGGTGTTCCAGAACTACGCGCTGTACCCCCACATGACGGTCTACGAGAACATGGCCTTCGGGCTCAAGCTGCGCAAGTATCCCCGTTCCGAGATCGAGGCGCGGGTCAACGAGACCGCCGGCATCCTGGGCATCGGCCATCTCCTCGCGCGCAAGCCGAAGGCGCTGTCGGGCGGCGAGCGCCAGCGCGTGGCGGTGGGCCGCGCCATCGTGCGCAAGCCAAAGGTGTTCCTCTTCGACGAACCCCTCTCGAACCTGGACGCCAAGCTGCGCGTGCAGATGCGGACGGAGATCAGCAAGCTCCACAACAGCCTCGAAGCGACCATCGTCTACGTCACCCACGACCAGGTCGAAGCCATGACCATGGGCGACCGGATCGCCGTGATGAAAGACGGCGAGGTGCAGCAGGTCGCGGCGCCCCTCGAGCTATACGAGAACCCGGCGAACCGGTTCGTCGCGGGTTTCATCGGCAGTCCGGGCATGAACTTCCTGGAAGGCCGGGTCGTCTTCGACAACGGGCATGCGGCCTTCGACGAAGGCAGCCTCCGGCTTCCCATTCCGGACGGCATGCGGGAGGCCCTTGCGCCCTGGCGGGACCGGGAGGTCACTTTCGGCATCCGTCCGGAGGACATCACTTCCGTGGATGCGAACAAGGACTGGCGGGAAGCCCGTCAGATCAAGGCGACCGTCGAGGTGGTGGAACCCATGGGAAGCGAGACTTTCCTCTACATGACGACCGGCCGGTACCCGTTCATCGCCAGGGTGGACGCCTTCGTAGACCCCGCCATTAACACGGAACTGCCGCTTCTCGTGAACATGGCCAGGGCCCACTTCTTCTCCAGGGAAGATGAAGCGGCCATCGTATGACCGGTTAGCGAAGGGCGTCAGCCCAGGTGGGCGCGGCCGTCAGCCCAGGTGGGCGCGCTTGGCCAGGAAGGTCAACAGGGCCTGGTCGAAGGGCGTGCCGGTGTCCAGGCTGAGATAGTCCGCGGCGTTCTCCCGGCAGACGCGGGTGTACAGTTCGTCCTGTTCCTTCAGGTCCCCCAGGTAGGCTTCACGTATAACGTGCGGGTGGGTATACACCTCTTCCCCGGTCTCCATGTCGCGGAAACGGGCGGGATGGCGGAACTCGAAGTCCTTCTCGGCGGGATCCAGCAGGCGAAACACGATCACTTCATGTTTTCGATGGCGGAAATGCCGGATGCTG
The DNA window shown above is from Gemmatimonadota bacterium and carries:
- a CDS encoding aminotransferase class V-fold PLP-dependent enzyme, whose product is MKPSLDPLVPVDEFPVAQTCTYINAANVTPMYRPAAAAITEWYRDVAEYGSNHFDEEAEATVFDELHRQAARLFNASPADIAAGSSTTELLSSLAWAVMPGPDTNVVSTDVSFPASVYPWRRVANHTGCEIRLAHARGETVEPDRVRDLVDDNTAVVALSHVEFRSGQRWDLAAFADIAHRHGALLVVDATQSAGAVPIDATGMGVDAVAAGAYKWLCGPFGVAVMYLAPHLATRLEPGLVGFRSQKDIWDIRTDPPDYPEDASRFEFSTMAYGLAGGFAKSIEFLVDTGIDRIFAHNQVLADHLIDGLAAIGAEVTSPRDADERSAIVTTRFPGRDVSDVERYLKQANVMVALRGPVIRFSPHLYNRMADVERALEVISGMP
- a CDS encoding ornithine cyclodeaminase family protein, which gives rise to MPLIVELDRIKEAVEGIDVIQDIEDGFVAYSQGKVQVPPVGEMHFEDPPGNVHIKYGAINDDDYYVIKLASGFNDNPTVGLPRVQGMMLIFNQRTGQPVAFLLDQGYLTNVRTAAMGPVVAKVLAPKNVSRIGVFGTGLQARMQVEYLKGVVDCTDVIAWGRSAESKASYKNEMEARGYTVEITDDAGAVAATSNLIIMSTPSLSPLLTADQVRPGTHITAMGSDTPDKIELDPGVLAKADVVVADSIPQCRLRGEIAQAMKAGAITEDKVVELGNVIQDPSLGRTSDDQISIADSTGVAVQDIQISKAVYHAVK
- the ugpC gene encoding sn-glycerol-3-phosphate ABC transporter ATP-binding protein UgpC; translation: MADVVLKNVDKRFDKNSVVRNVNLEIRDREFVVLVGPSGCGKSTTLRMIAGLEEVTSGEIHIDGKRVNDVPPKDRDIAMVFQNYALYPHMTVYENMAFGLKLRKYPRSEIEARVNETAGILGIGHLLARKPKALSGGERQRVAVGRAIVRKPKVFLFDEPLSNLDAKLRVQMRTEISKLHNSLEATIVYVTHDQVEAMTMGDRIAVMKDGEVQQVAAPLELYENPANRFVAGFIGSPGMNFLEGRVVFDNGHAAFDEGSLRLPIPDGMREALAPWRDREVTFGIRPEDITSVDANKDWREARQIKATVEVVEPMGSETFLYMTTGRYPFIARVDAFVDPAINTELPLLVNMARAHFFSREDEAAIV
- a CDS encoding aminotransferase class I/II-fold pyridoxal phosphate-dependent enzyme; this translates as MAAAFQPFELERIMSDWEQIVEYNLSESGAHPVKVRELIEHDPDILDRMLDTELGYGYANGSPELREAIAQYYPGATAENVLVTIGCIEANFITFQTLLEGGGEVAVQVPCYLQSWGLAHNLGAVRRTFKLDPDRDWALDTDSLEAAVSDETKLISICNPNNPSGQILTEAEMDAVVRVAEGSGAYLLADEIYAGSEREREEVSPTFYGRYDRVISAGSMSKSFAMPGLRIGWLVGPEDLIRKLWMRHEYLTLSTAKLSNHFLAPLALRPDVRQTIFERTRGYIRRGWDNYRAWIDDNADILSLVPPQATAISFVRYNLKTDSATLVNRLIQEKSVLIGPGDYFGVPNHLRISYGLPPDYLNEGLRRISSLLRQVAEEEAAGSENERGAAAG